Part of the Paenibacillus terrae HPL-003 genome is shown below.
AGAATACCCCATTCCAGTGCAAATATTTTGATCACCAAAAGACCGATAAAGAAAGACGGCAGCGACATACACAAAAATATGAATAGCGTGACGAACTTATCGAATAACGAGTATTGGAACTTGGCTGAAAATACCCCGGCAACAACCGCAATCAGCCAGCTAAAAATAAGACTGAAAAAAGCGATAATAAAGGAGTTCCATACATAATTGCCAATGACCTTCGTTACTGGCTGCTTATGCTGTAATGAATCCCCCATGTTACCCTTCAGCATATTACCCGCCCATATAAAATAGCGTTGATACTCCGGCTTATCCAACCCGTAGATATGTCGTAGCTGCTGTGCCTTTTCGGCCGTCATATTCGGGTTCTGCTTGGCTGTAATATAATCACCCGGCACCATGGCTGAAATCGCAAATACGATAATGGATATGCCAATGAGTGTGGGGATGAGTTGCAGCAGTCGTCGAATAATATACTGCTTCATAATCATTCCTCCAGACAAATAAAGAAGTGATATGCCCAGCCCGTGAGAGCTGAGCATACGATTGGCAACCCTTATTGAGCGAGCTGAGCGTTATACAGGCTGAATTCAAAATCTTTGTATGG
Proteins encoded:
- a CDS encoding ABC transporter permease, giving the protein MKQYIIRRLLQLIPTLIGISIIVFAISAMVPGDYITAKQNPNMTAEKAQQLRHIYGLDKPEYQRYFIWAGNMLKGNMGDSLQHKQPVTKVIGNYVWNSFIIAFFSLIFSWLIAVVAGVFSAKFQYSLFDKFVTLFIFLCMSLPSFFIGLLVIKIFALEWGILPVGGMTTAGMESGSWAYVVDVLKHMFLPTLVLTMLSTGSLTRYFRTGMLEVIRQDYIRTARAKGLKERTVIFKHALRNALIPAITLLGFELPALFGGAMILEKVFVWPGVGQVYLESISMRDYPFMLGFTIFLAVLTLIGNLLSDVLYGMADPRIRLK